CACTGGGGTCACGTCCTGCATTTGAAGGCATGTCTTTATGGAACCTTAGCACAGTGGGCCTGTGGCCTGCATGAGGATTTCCTTATGCACCTTCCAGCCTTCATTCCATCTCAGCCATGTGCTAGAGGGGGGATCCTGAGGTTGAGAAAGCTGTGGTGAGTAGACTCTGCCTCCTGCAGGGCAGCACCAAGGAGCTGTCTGCTGCCACTTTGGAGAAAAGGCGGCGGAGAAAGCAGGAGCGGGACCGGAAAAAGAGGAAGCGGAAGGAGCTTCGAGCAAAGGAGAAGGCTATGAAGGCCGAGAAGACAGAGGAAGTGGCTGAGGGGCCCCGGGAGGTGGCCTGCAAGGAGTCACAAGAGCCAGGGCTCATCTTTAATAAAGTGAGCAAGGTGGTTGTGTGGGGAGACGGGCAGAGCTGTGTGGGTTGTGGATCAGTGACTTCCCCTATAGCGGGGCGAAAGCTGGGGCACTTGGAAGGGTTGGGGTGCCATGCGCACCATCGCTCACTGTTCATCTTCAGGTGGAGGTGACTGAGGAGGAGCCACCCAGCAAGGCCCAGCGGAGGAAGGAGAAGCGGCAGAACGTGAAGGGGAACCTGACACCGCTAACGGGCAGGAACTATAAGCAGCTGTTGGAGCGCCTGCAGGCGCGGCAGGGCCAACTGGAGGAGCTACGTGAGAAGGATGCGGGCAAGGCCCAGGAGCTAGAGGCCAAAATGAAGTGGACCAGCTTGCTGTACAAGGCGGAAGGAGTGAAGATCCGCGACAACGAGCAGCTGCTGCAGGAGGCCCTGAAGCGCAAGGAGAAGCGCCGGGCCCAGCGGCAGCGCCGGTGGGAGAAGCGCTCCGCCCACGTGGTGGAAAAGATGCAGCGGCGGCAGGACCAGAGGCGCCAGAACCTGCGCAAGAAGAAGGCAGCCCGGGCAGAGCAGCGCCTGCAGAAAGCCCGCAAGAAGGGTCGGGTGCTGCCCCAGGACTTGGAGCGGGCTGGCCTCGCCTGAGCGAGGTCAGTGGCTCAGTGGCCAGATGGTGTGCGACACTGGCATGTCCCTTAGCCTCCAGGCCTTGAGTCCCCTATGCGAGGTGGGCATAGGGAACCCATGTGAGGTAGCTTAGAACTGTCATGAGGCTCAGATGACATGCCAAAGAGAATGTTATTTCAGCATCGTCCTTAAGGATGGCCACGCCCTTCAGGCCTGGGGAGGGGTGAGCCAGAACTGAATCCCATTGCCCTCTTGTAAGGT
Above is a genomic segment from Castor canadensis chromosome 13, mCasCan1.hap1v2, whole genome shotgun sequence containing:
- the Surf6 gene encoding surfeit locus protein 6 → MASLLAKDAYLQDLARKICTQPGQEPPRRERAGKIRDSEAPGPPKKKRKKAQKKSREQEQKAAKHKAKSLEEKSPAACGVKKPAAAKEKEASSSTVSPADGQATGSDSVFALDVLRQRLHEKIQEARGQGSTKELSAATLEKRRRRKQERDRKKRKRKELRAKEKAMKAEKTEEVAEGPREVACKESQEPGLIFNKVEVTEEEPPSKAQRRKEKRQNVKGNLTPLTGRNYKQLLERLQARQGQLEELREKDAGKAQELEAKMKWTSLLYKAEGVKIRDNEQLLQEALKRKEKRRAQRQRRWEKRSAHVVEKMQRRQDQRRQNLRKKKAARAEQRLQKARKKGRVLPQDLERAGLA